Below is a genomic region from Paenibacillus rhizovicinus.
CCGGCCAATAATCGTCCGCCAGCACTCGAATATGCCGCGCCTCCAATGCCCCGATTTCAATGGACATCGGGAGTTCCTGCGGACCAAACTGCCGAAACACCTCCAGCAGCGCCGGAAAATCGACCGCGCCTTGTCCAAGCGGACAGCGGACGAGCCGATAGCCCTCTTCGCTCGGATAAATCCAATAATCCTTGAGATGGACATTCTTCAGGTAAGGCGCGATCCGCCGGGCAAAATCGACCGGCTCCTCCGCTGTCGCAAGCGGGTTGCCCGTATCGAGCGTAAGACCGAAATTCGGGGAACCGATGGACTCGCACAGCCAGATGAGCTCCTCCGAAGCGAGATCCTGGTGATTCTCCAACGCGATCGCAACGCCTTCGCGTTCGGCGATGCGGACCGCCGCAGCCAGCCCTTCGCGCACCTCTTCCAGGAATGTCCCCCAACGCCCCGCCATATTGCGCCGGTCGCCGCCGATGCGCGCGCCGCCCGCGACGGTGCGGACGATCCGCGCTCCGCAAGCAGCCGCCAGCCGGCAAGCTTCGCCGAGCTTGGCTGGATCGTAACCGCCGCAGGCGACCGATACGTAGAGCCCGCGTTCTTGCGTCATGCGTGCGATGGCCGGCACGTCGGCCGCCGCGAGAATCGAGTCCGGCAGCTCGACGCCTTGCAGATTCGCGTTAAGCGCCCAGGCGATGACAGCCTCCGCCGTCAGAGGCGTTCTTCCCGACCGGGGATGGAGCCCCATCGCATACGTCGTGCCGAACATGGAAAGTCCGATTTGCATCGTTCGCTCACCCTTTCATGTTTCGTATCGTTTCGTATCGTTTCGTATCATTTCGTATCATTTCGTATCGTTTCAAGTATCACGATCTGAATATCCGCCGTCTATCTCGCCGTCCAGCCGCCGTCGACCGTTAACGCCGAGCCTGTCATGAAGCTTGAGGCATCGGAAGCCAGGAACAGAATCGGACCGGCGATTTC
It encodes:
- a CDS encoding sugar phosphate isomerase/epimerase family protein, producing the protein MQIGLSMFGTTYAMGLHPRSGRTPLTAEAVIAWALNANLQGVELPDSILAAADVPAIARMTQERGLYVSVACGGYDPAKLGEACRLAAACGARIVRTVAGGARIGGDRRNMAGRWGTFLEEVREGLAAAVRIAEREGVAIALENHQDLASEELIWLCESIGSPNFGLTLDTGNPLATAEEPVDFARRIAPYLKNVHLKDYWIYPSEEGYRLVRCPLGQGAVDFPALLEVFRQFGPQELPMSIEIGALEARHIRVLADDYWPDYPDRSAKQLASLLRFVAANSKPAADWRTPHEREASPEEVVAYERAQLRSSIAYMQSLIAEVESGESGESEEAVS